Part of the Salinimonas lutimaris genome, GGTGTGCACCGATAACGAGAATGAGGCTCGGCATTACGCTCGCCGCCCTGTTGCTCCACCACTTCACATACCTGGGTCGTTTGCACATTGTCCCGGGCGGTGGTTCTGCCCCATACCGAAACAATTCCTGATGAGCCCTGGTCACAGCTTTTTGCGGCTTCAAACGCGTGAATGGTGTTGCGCTCAAAGTAGGTAAAGTTATTCCCGTTAGGCGACTTAGGGATAAACCAGGCAGGCAGATCCGTGTCTTTGTCAGCATCAATAATAAAGGAATTATCTTCGCTGGAATGCTCAAACAAGGCGCTGTCGGCATGAGCGGCAAAAAAGCGGTTTTCTACACCACAGGCCGGTGCAGTCAGTGGCAGATAAAACTCCTGCGGATGATGGAAATGATATGGGTAGAAAGTATCCTGAATCTGAATGGTCATACCTAACTCTGCGCCTACACTTTCCCCGTCAATTGACTTAATCCGCAGCAGGCCCCACGGACCCATCACTTCAGCATACGAATAACCACCACGAAAACGTTCGTTGTGCGCTTTTTCAGCATCTGCATAGAAGGGCAGCCAGCCCACCGCGGCCCAGAGCTCTGGCAGCGCGTTGGCTGTAATATCGGTATCCAGATAATCCGGCATATGGCTTTGGGTCACAATAGGCCAGAAATCATGGGCCAGCGACAACCCAGCTTCTTTCAGATCGCCACTTTTCTTATTGTAAAAGTCAGTCAGGGTAGGGCGATCAAGCCACTTGGCTACTTCAT contains:
- a CDS encoding dimethylsulfonioproprionate lyase family protein, with protein sequence MKIRAKHYLAGAHLLMFSSLTVAADFVCEDNIDTATQNSEHSQVLWQQTLTYLEGVKEILTKNQGCEVGPLAVTETNNGSNNIARDCTADYQDVQKVIKHVNAVLDNPDAAKACFDTQKNYDEFPLYTANEQLKTTYEVAKWLDRPTLTDFYNKKSGDLKEAGLSLAHDFWPIVTQSHMPDYLDTDITANALPELWAAVGWLPFYADAEKAHNERFRGGYSYAEVMGPWGLLRIKSIDGESVGAELGMTIQIQDTFYPYHFHHPQEFYLPLTAPACGVENRFFAAHADSALFEHSSEDNSFIIDADKDTDLPAWFIPKSPNGNNFTYFERNTIHAFEAAKSCDQGSSGIVSVWGRTTARDNVQTTQVCEVVEQQGGERNAEPHSRYRCTPTQWEY